In the Vicinamibacterales bacterium genome, one interval contains:
- a CDS encoding polysaccharide biosynthesis/export family protein translates to MRRAFTAVLLAGLVLAATDRAGAGPQARQSDHESVAAAPAAPALPPGYLIGADDVLAIVYWREKDMSAEVTVRPDGKVALPLLNELQAAGLTPDDFRDRVVAAARQFIEEPNPTVMVKTINSRRVFITGQVEKPGPYPLNNSATVLQLIAMAGGLKEFAKGKNISVLRFVDGAQVVHRFNYQDALNRRNLEQNIALQPGDTVLVP, encoded by the coding sequence ATGAGGCGCGCCTTCACCGCCGTGCTGCTCGCCGGCCTCGTGCTCGCGGCCACGGATCGCGCCGGGGCCGGACCGCAGGCCAGGCAGTCGGACCACGAATCGGTCGCCGCCGCACCAGCGGCGCCGGCGCTGCCGCCCGGCTACCTGATCGGCGCCGACGACGTGCTCGCGATCGTCTACTGGCGGGAGAAAGACATGTCGGCCGAGGTCACCGTGCGTCCCGATGGAAAGGTGGCGCTCCCCTTGCTGAACGAACTCCAGGCCGCCGGCCTCACCCCTGACGACTTCCGTGATCGCGTCGTCGCCGCGGCCCGTCAGTTCATCGAGGAGCCGAACCCGACGGTGATGGTCAAGACGATCAACAGCCGGCGGGTCTTCATCACCGGACAGGTCGAGAAACCCGGGCCCTATCCCCTGAACAACTCGGCCACTGTTCTGCAGCTCATTGCCATGGCGGGCGGGCTCAAGGAATTTGCCAAGGGCAAGAACATCTCGGTGCTGCGCTTCGTGGACGGTGCACAGGTGGTCCACCGCTTCAACTACCAGGATGCGCTGAACCGCAGGAACCTCGAGCAGAACATCGCCCTGCAGCCGGGCGACACCGTCCTGGTTCCCTGA
- a CDS encoding sigma-54 dependent transcriptional regulator has translation MRFDGTAQLIGESHAIRELRDEIQRVGGTDAKVLITGESGAGKEVVARQLWAQGRRANRSFVAVNCAGLPEGLLESELFGHVRGSFTGAFRDKPGKLEIADDGTVFMDEIGEMTLRMQGLLLRFLETGEIQKVGAHRSGSRVDVRTIAATNANLPDMIAKGQFREDLFYRLNVIHLVVPALRERKDDLPALVEHFLARLSQPGVHVATAISQAAMAMLMEYQWPGNVRELQNVIERMLIRCRTEVIDVEHVPLKLRSNRPSEATPFRERRRTVADDLYQRMTAEQHSFWTTVYPLYMQREITRTSVRDVVRRGLQDANGSYKIVARMFNMEQGDYKKFLNFLRKHHCQPSYKEFR, from the coding sequence ATGCGATTCGACGGCACGGCACAACTCATTGGTGAGAGCCACGCGATCAGAGAACTGCGCGATGAGATTCAGCGCGTGGGCGGGACTGACGCCAAGGTTCTGATCACGGGCGAAAGCGGCGCCGGCAAGGAGGTCGTGGCTCGCCAGCTGTGGGCACAGGGCCGGCGGGCCAACCGCTCGTTTGTTGCCGTGAATTGCGCGGGGCTTCCCGAGGGTCTGCTGGAATCGGAACTGTTCGGTCATGTTCGGGGCAGCTTCACCGGCGCCTTCCGCGACAAGCCCGGCAAGCTCGAAATCGCCGATGACGGCACCGTCTTCATGGACGAAATCGGCGAGATGACCTTGCGGATGCAGGGGCTGCTCCTCCGGTTCCTCGAAACCGGCGAGATCCAGAAGGTCGGCGCCCACCGGTCCGGCTCGCGGGTTGATGTCCGCACCATCGCCGCGACCAATGCCAACCTGCCGGACATGATCGCCAAGGGGCAGTTTCGCGAAGACCTGTTCTACCGCCTCAATGTGATTCACCTGGTCGTGCCCGCGCTGCGCGAGCGGAAAGACGACCTGCCGGCCCTGGTCGAGCATTTCCTGGCGCGGCTGTCTCAGCCTGGCGTCCACGTCGCGACCGCGATTTCCCAAGCCGCGATGGCCATGCTCATGGAGTACCAGTGGCCGGGCAACGTGCGCGAACTGCAGAACGTCATTGAGCGCATGTTGATCCGGTGCCGCACCGAAGTCATCGACGTCGAGCACGTGCCGCTCAAGCTCCGCTCCAACCGGCCGTCGGAGGCGACGCCTTTCCGCGAGCGCCGGCGGACGGTCGCCGACGATCTCTACCAGCGGATGACGGCCGAGCAGCACTCGTTCTGGACCACCGTATACCCCTTGTACATGCAGCGTGAAATCACGCGCACGAGCGTGCGCGACGTGGTCCGCCGCGGGCTGCAGGACGCCAATGGCAGCTACAAGATCGTGGCGCGCATGTTCAACATGGAGCAGGGCGACTACAAGAAGTTCCTGAACTTCCTGCGGAAGCACCACTGCCAGCCCTCATACAAGGAATTCCGATGA
- a CDS encoding putative Ig domain-containing protein: MNPIATVHLTAGWATFGQAVPQGLAFDGLQVGTFATQTDVKNRWPDGSIRFAIVTAKALAGGDYEIMSASAGGAGFSPAPQAASVALTINSCTPAPAPGQCPTGLYVASLPAPADTWLSGPLVHEGRSVVSPASETGALHPYLRVNFDTRVYHDGTSRVDISVENMLNTASARTVGYDVVVTVPGTAPFAKSNVEHHYLTRWRKVFSSAVFSTITPDLTPFNLSRALPPYLSIVADAISSHASPDYDILGSGALDHNMPAHSGRQELAPYPDWTARYLVHKSPAQREFVLINGDLSGGWPVHLRETDGPGGDQPGLGQERLVSLDQKPGFWYDDRAAGRGLEHVQGAPLPIREYGGATEPSAGSGQSRLIPDNAHQPSIAYVPYLMTGDRYYAEEMAFWANYGMLRIDPGDPGQGGTRGSDGILENQETRGYAWAMRNLVDAAAYYPDSSPVKSYLSAKVNANLAWLDAYATAVAQDPSNPLKILWLGYRGSQDAGFIALWEQNYLAYAIDRANKQGFTGGLVHRDTIARLQLSLFSSDPDYPRSTMLAADTTFSDGTFVAAGTQLDWGAPYLVNVATVPDPERSWENPTYFTTMAQIAAGTTEGPTRFDRWRPYPGYYGPEARLNLMIGVEAGWAGAQGAYDYLFPFIGTNLAACGNIATGENRPDLACRAGWALDFYAPYAPPVIGGGDGDGDGINDAADNCPAVANPDQLDRDMDSIGDACDTDDDGDGVSDSDEIAAGSDPLNAASTPEVCDGADNDRDGLIDEGSPNLDGDAYADCVDADDDGDGVSDVDEITGGSDPRNAASRPEICDGLDNDLDGSFDEGFPNNDGDAQGDCVDPDDDNDGTPDATDAFPLNAGESVDTDGDGVGNNADLDDDNDGRPDATDPLPLIANRVPTIASPGPQSSTAGTTIVPLPIGALDLDGDALVYGATGLPLGLSLDPAGFIIGTPTTEAADTNEVTLTVSDGLGGSSVTFGWTIQDDAVVADPGDGGTVTTDNDSSPGATPADPVETAVTLPAGSSGAVSITETDVTLPTPVGYSFLDFQVNITAPPATANAPLVMVFRLDGSIIPAGQDENTLQLFRNGAAVPDCAATDGTATPDPCITLRRRITDVPVDDIELTVLTSAASTWNVGVTAPPADTDGDGTPDADDAFPEDPSETIDTDGDGVGNNADADDDGDGIPDASDPDPLVSNRAPSVTPVDDRSDREDTVVSFAINGIDPDGDTLTFSSSSLPPGVTLAANGAVGGAPTSPGTYTVNVVASDGYLSGSDTFTWVVVAAPADPITLENPGPQSDMEGEWVSLRLEWDANLNARTGRSRHHERPQVHFRATNLPPGLHIRKDGVISGRVANRAAGVRQARVTLRVGQQEVSQAFTWTIVRKNRPPRLEHLDDQESKVGSAVEIVVRATDADGDPLTFTANGLPPGLSMSTAGVISGTVGGGEREYHATVTVSDGKSQESFTFHWKATVVKEKKEKEKEKKKKK, from the coding sequence TTGAACCCCATTGCCACGGTGCACCTGACCGCGGGATGGGCGACGTTCGGTCAGGCCGTCCCGCAAGGCCTCGCGTTCGATGGGCTGCAGGTCGGGACCTTCGCGACGCAGACCGATGTCAAGAACCGCTGGCCTGATGGGTCGATCCGCTTTGCGATCGTGACAGCCAAGGCGTTGGCAGGGGGGGACTACGAGATCATGTCCGCATCTGCCGGCGGGGCCGGGTTCAGTCCCGCCCCGCAGGCGGCGTCGGTGGCTCTGACGATCAACAGCTGCACGCCGGCACCGGCGCCTGGCCAGTGTCCCACCGGACTATATGTCGCGTCCCTGCCGGCGCCGGCCGATACCTGGCTCTCGGGACCGTTGGTCCACGAAGGCCGATCAGTTGTCAGCCCAGCGTCGGAAACGGGCGCGCTTCACCCGTACCTTCGGGTCAACTTTGATACGCGCGTCTACCACGACGGCACCTCACGAGTTGATATCTCGGTCGAGAACATGCTGAATACCGCGTCCGCTCGGACGGTCGGGTACGACGTGGTCGTAACGGTCCCAGGTACCGCACCCTTCGCCAAGAGCAATGTCGAGCACCATTACCTCACGCGCTGGCGCAAGGTGTTCTCGAGCGCGGTGTTCTCCACCATCACGCCGGACCTCACGCCCTTCAATCTGTCTCGGGCACTCCCGCCGTACCTCTCGATCGTCGCCGATGCCATCAGCAGCCACGCGAGCCCCGACTACGACATCTTGGGGTCTGGTGCGCTCGATCACAACATGCCGGCGCATAGCGGCCGTCAGGAGCTCGCGCCTTACCCGGACTGGACCGCGCGGTACCTGGTTCACAAGAGCCCGGCGCAGCGCGAGTTCGTGCTGATCAACGGTGACCTATCGGGCGGCTGGCCGGTCCACCTGCGCGAAACCGATGGCCCTGGCGGTGATCAGCCTGGCCTGGGCCAGGAACGGCTGGTGTCGCTCGACCAGAAGCCGGGCTTTTGGTATGACGATCGCGCGGCCGGACGAGGGCTGGAACACGTCCAGGGAGCCCCGCTGCCGATTCGGGAATACGGCGGCGCGACGGAACCCTCGGCCGGTTCGGGCCAGTCGAGGCTCATCCCGGACAACGCGCATCAACCGTCGATTGCGTACGTGCCTTACCTGATGACCGGTGATCGGTATTACGCCGAGGAAATGGCGTTCTGGGCGAACTACGGCATGTTGCGGATCGATCCGGGAGACCCTGGACAGGGGGGCACTCGCGGCAGCGATGGCATTCTCGAGAACCAGGAGACGCGCGGGTACGCATGGGCGATGCGCAACCTGGTAGACGCCGCCGCTTACTACCCGGACTCCTCACCGGTTAAAAGCTATTTGTCGGCAAAGGTCAACGCCAACCTCGCCTGGCTCGATGCCTACGCCACGGCCGTGGCCCAGGACCCGAGCAACCCACTCAAGATTTTGTGGCTTGGCTATCGAGGGTCACAAGATGCGGGGTTCATTGCCCTCTGGGAACAGAACTATCTGGCCTATGCCATCGACCGTGCGAACAAGCAGGGATTCACCGGCGGACTCGTCCACCGCGACACCATCGCCCGACTGCAGCTTTCCCTGTTTTCGAGTGACCCGGACTATCCGCGTTCCACCATGCTGGCCGCCGATACGACGTTTAGTGACGGGACCTTTGTAGCGGCGGGCACGCAGCTCGATTGGGGTGCACCGTATCTTGTGAACGTCGCGACTGTGCCAGACCCTGAACGGTCGTGGGAGAACCCCACCTACTTCACCACGATGGCGCAGATCGCGGCCGGCACGACGGAGGGCCCGACGAGGTTTGATCGCTGGCGTCCCTATCCGGGGTACTACGGCCCGGAAGCTCGTCTCAACCTCATGATCGGCGTCGAGGCCGGCTGGGCCGGCGCCCAAGGTGCCTATGACTACCTGTTCCCGTTCATCGGGACCAACCTGGCGGCCTGCGGCAACATTGCCACCGGCGAAAATCGCCCGGACCTGGCATGCCGGGCCGGTTGGGCCCTTGACTTCTACGCGCCATACGCGCCGCCCGTCATCGGTGGCGGAGACGGCGATGGCGACGGCATCAACGACGCCGCCGACAATTGCCCGGCGGTGGCCAACCCCGATCAACTCGATCGTGACATGGACTCCATTGGAGACGCGTGCGATACCGATGACGACGGCGATGGTGTCTCTGACAGCGACGAGATCGCCGCGGGCTCGGATCCGCTCAACGCCGCGTCCACGCCCGAAGTGTGTGACGGCGCCGACAACGATCGGGACGGCCTGATCGACGAGGGCTCTCCGAATCTCGACGGCGATGCCTACGCCGACTGCGTAGACGCCGACGACGATGGCGATGGCGTCTCCGATGTGGACGAGATCACGGGGGGATCGGACCCTCGCAACGCCGCCTCGAGGCCGGAGATCTGTGACGGTCTCGACAACGACCTGGATGGATCGTTCGACGAAGGCTTCCCGAACAACGACGGCGACGCGCAGGGCGACTGCGTCGATCCAGACGACGACAACGACGGCACGCCGGACGCGACGGATGCGTTCCCGCTGAATGCGGGCGAATCGGTTGACACCGATGGCGACGGCGTCGGCAACAACGCGGACCTGGACGACGACAACGATGGGCGGCCGGACGCCACCGACCCGCTGCCGTTGATCGCGAACCGGGTCCCCACGATCGCCTCGCCAGGGCCACAGTCCTCCACGGCAGGCACGACGATTGTCCCGTTGCCGATTGGAGCGCTGGACCTCGACGGTGATGCGCTCGTCTATGGCGCGACTGGGCTGCCGCTCGGGCTGAGCCTCGACCCGGCCGGCTTCATCATCGGGACACCGACAACTGAAGCGGCCGACACCAACGAAGTGACGCTCACGGTGTCTGACGGATTGGGCGGCTCGTCCGTGACGTTTGGCTGGACCATCCAGGACGATGCCGTCGTTGCGGACCCGGGTGATGGTGGGACCGTGACCACCGACAACGATTCGTCACCGGGCGCGACGCCTGCCGACCCGGTCGAAACCGCCGTGACGTTGCCGGCGGGTTCGTCAGGAGCGGTCTCGATTACCGAGACGGACGTGACACTGCCGACGCCGGTTGGCTACTCGTTCCTGGACTTCCAGGTGAACATCACGGCGCCGCCGGCCACGGCGAATGCACCGCTGGTCATGGTGTTCAGGTTGGACGGGTCCATCATCCCCGCCGGCCAGGATGAGAACACGCTGCAACTGTTCAGGAACGGCGCCGCGGTGCCAGACTGTGCGGCGACCGACGGGACCGCCACGCCGGACCCCTGCATCACGCTGCGGCGGCGAATCACCGATGTGCCGGTGGACGACATCGAACTCACGGTTCTCACATCGGCGGCGAGCACGTGGAATGTCGGCGTGACGGCGCCCCCGGCCGACACTGATGGTGACGGCACGCCCGACGCCGACGACGCGTTCCCAGAGGATCCGTCCGAGACCATCGACACTGACGGCGACGGCGTCGGCAACAACGCCGACGCCGATGACGATGGCGACGGGATACCCGATGCCAGCGATCCGGATCCGCTGGTCTCGAACCGCGCCCCATCAGTGACGCCGGTTGACGATCGATCCGACCGCGAAGACACCGTCGTGTCGTTCGCCATCAACGGAATCGATCCGGACGGTGACACGCTGACCTTCTCGTCGTCCAGCCTGCCGCCCGGCGTGACGCTGGCGGCCAACGGGGCGGTCGGCGGCGCGCCGACCAGCCCAGGGACCTACACGGTGAATGTTGTCGCCTCCGATGGCTATTTGTCGGGCAGCGACACATTCACATGGGTTGTCGTGGCGGCGCCGGCCGATCCGATTACGCTGGAGAACCCCGGCCCCCAGTCGGACATGGAAGGCGAGTGGGTCAGCCTGCGGCTCGAGTGGGATGCGAACCTCAATGCCCGAACGGGCCGTTCTCGCCACCACGAGCGTCCTCAAGTTCACTTCCGCGCGACGAACCTGCCGCCGGGCTTGCACATCCGCAAGGACGGCGTCATCAGCGGGCGGGTGGCTAATCGCGCCGCGGGCGTGCGCCAGGCGAGGGTCACGCTCCGGGTTGGTCAGCAGGAGGTGTCGCAGGCGTTCACCTGGACGATTGT
- a CDS encoding GNVR domain-containing protein, with translation MLPGRKYSPEDITAIAWRNKWLIVSFVSVLTTAAILLSLRLPDLYRSQTLILVVPQRVPESYVRSTVTTRIEDRLRSIKQEILSRSRLERIINDFGLYTDQLATRPMEQIVEEMRANVDVQTVRDDAFEVSFVAQSPRTAMIVTDRLASMVIEENLRDRGVQADGTNQFLESQLDGARRRLVDHEQKLEAYRKRNAGELPSQLQGNLQVIESTQTQIQNLSESINRDRDRRLLVERSLAEASESNAPPGTMARGPGGMAPTDEVRAVDQLDTARTELRQLMLRLKPQHPDVVAKARTIAELEAKVVEAGSAGASGAAPGPVTGADLIRRSRGRQIQAELDKLDDQIKAKEADMQALRQTMSDYQRRVEAVPGHESELTGLMRDYDTLQKIYADLLAKKENSQISANLERQQVGEQFKVLDPARLPEEPFSPNRVRLALIAAALGLFLALGLTGIIEYRDMTLRTEDEIVRTLVLPVIAAIPIMTAISDLHRQRRNRLILTVVTVTTVAGATAAWWQLVR, from the coding sequence ATGCTGCCCGGCCGAAAATATTCCCCCGAAGACATCACCGCGATCGCGTGGCGCAACAAGTGGCTGATCGTGTCGTTCGTGTCGGTGCTGACCACGGCGGCGATCCTGCTGTCGCTGCGGCTGCCCGACCTGTACCGCTCCCAAACGCTGATCCTCGTCGTGCCGCAGCGGGTCCCCGAGAGCTACGTCCGCTCCACCGTGACCACGCGCATCGAGGATCGCCTGCGGTCGATCAAGCAGGAGATCCTCAGCCGCAGCCGGCTGGAACGGATCATCAACGACTTCGGCCTCTATACCGACCAATTGGCGACCCGGCCGATGGAACAGATCGTCGAGGAGATGCGCGCCAACGTTGACGTCCAGACCGTCCGCGATGACGCCTTCGAAGTGAGCTTCGTGGCGCAATCGCCGCGGACCGCGATGATTGTCACCGACCGCCTGGCCTCGATGGTGATCGAGGAAAACCTCCGCGACCGCGGCGTGCAGGCCGACGGCACCAACCAGTTTCTCGAGTCACAGCTCGACGGCGCCCGGCGCCGCCTGGTGGACCACGAGCAGAAACTCGAAGCCTACCGGAAGCGCAACGCCGGCGAACTGCCGTCGCAACTGCAGGGCAACCTGCAGGTGATCGAGTCGACGCAGACCCAGATCCAGAACCTGAGCGAGTCGATCAACCGCGACCGCGATCGCCGGCTGTTGGTGGAGCGATCGCTGGCCGAGGCTTCTGAATCAAACGCGCCGCCCGGCACGATGGCAAGGGGCCCCGGCGGAATGGCGCCGACCGACGAGGTGCGCGCGGTCGATCAACTCGACACCGCGAGGACCGAGTTGCGGCAGTTGATGCTGCGCTTGAAGCCGCAGCATCCCGACGTGGTCGCCAAGGCCAGGACGATCGCCGAGCTCGAGGCCAAAGTCGTCGAGGCGGGGTCGGCCGGCGCCAGCGGTGCCGCGCCAGGCCCGGTGACCGGCGCCGACCTCATCCGGCGCTCGCGCGGCAGGCAGATCCAGGCCGAACTCGACAAGCTCGACGATCAGATCAAGGCCAAGGAGGCTGACATGCAGGCCCTGCGGCAGACCATGAGCGACTACCAGCGCCGCGTCGAAGCCGTCCCCGGCCACGAATCCGAACTGACCGGGCTGATGCGCGACTACGACACGCTGCAGAAGATCTACGCCGATCTGCTGGCCAAGAAGGAGAACTCGCAAATCTCCGCGAACCTCGAGCGGCAGCAGGTCGGCGAGCAGTTCAAGGTGCTCGATCCGGCGCGCCTGCCCGAGGAGCCGTTCAGCCCCAACCGCGTCCGCCTCGCGTTGATTGCCGCCGCCCTCGGCTTGTTCCTCGCCCTCGGCCTGACCGGCATCATCGAGTACCGCGACATGACGCTGCGGACCGAGGACGAAATCGTCCGCACGCTGGTGCTCCCGGTCATCGCGGCCATCCCGATCATGACGGCGATCTCCGATCTCCACCGCCAGCGCCGCAACCGGCTCATCCTGACCGTGGTGACGGTCACCACGGTGGCCGGGGCCACGGCGGCCTGGTGGCAGCTGGTGCGCTGA
- a CDS encoding AAA family ATPase, with product MYESFYGLRERPFELTPNPRFLFMTPRHREALTTLEYGLTARNGIALLLGDAGTGKTTLVHAALQSQRSQQGVAVYLNNPSLTRTEFIEFLATGFGLSAEAARSKTRCLADLTELLARRHGEGGMTALVIDEAQCLPDALLEEVRLLANIESAAEKLLSIVLAGQPELAGRLSQPSLRQLKQRVGLRCSLAPLDLADTAAYIAARVRIAGGDATRLFTPQAVNVIHERSNGIPRTISVICDNALVSGFALDRQPVDDGLVLEVCADFDFTAFVPGDDVSPDALTRIHG from the coding sequence ATGTATGAATCCTTCTACGGTCTCCGCGAGCGCCCGTTCGAGCTGACGCCGAACCCGCGCTTCCTGTTCATGACGCCGCGCCACCGCGAGGCGCTGACCACGCTCGAGTACGGCCTGACGGCCCGCAACGGCATTGCGCTGCTCCTGGGTGATGCCGGCACCGGCAAGACCACACTCGTGCACGCCGCGCTGCAGTCACAACGCTCGCAACAGGGCGTGGCGGTGTACCTCAACAACCCGTCGCTCACGCGCACCGAGTTCATCGAGTTCCTGGCGACCGGCTTCGGCCTCAGCGCCGAGGCGGCGCGGTCGAAGACGCGGTGCCTGGCGGACCTCACCGAGCTGTTGGCGCGGCGGCACGGCGAGGGTGGCATGACCGCGCTCGTCATTGACGAGGCGCAATGCCTGCCCGACGCGCTGTTGGAAGAAGTCCGGCTCCTCGCCAACATCGAGTCGGCGGCCGAGAAGCTGCTGTCGATCGTTCTCGCCGGCCAGCCGGAACTGGCCGGGCGCTTGAGCCAACCGTCCCTGCGTCAGTTGAAGCAGCGGGTCGGCCTGCGGTGCTCGCTGGCGCCGCTGGACCTCGCCGACACCGCCGCCTACATCGCCGCCCGGGTGCGGATCGCCGGCGGCGATGCCACCCGCCTGTTCACGCCGCAGGCGGTCAACGTCATCCACGAACGGTCCAACGGCATTCCCCGCACCATCAGCGTGATCTGCGACAACGCCCTGGTGTCGGGCTTTGCGCTGGATCGCCAGCCGGTGGACGACGGCCTGGTGCTCGAGGTCTGCGCCGATTTCGACTTCACCGCCTTCGTGCCCGGCGACGACGTCTCGCCGGACGCGCTTACCCGAATCCACGGATAG